The following is a genomic window from Acidimicrobiales bacterium.
ACACCAGGCGTGCCATCGACATCGGTAAGGACGACGAGGTCGACGCCGATGCGTTCAAAGCGCTCGTCCGCGCGGCCGTCGCCCACAACGAGGCCAAGGCGGCGGGCAAGCGCAAGAAGCAGTAGCTCCGCCGCCGGCCGGTCAACGGCGCAAGCTGCCCCCCGCCGTGTAGCCCAGCGCGGCGGCGGCCACCCCGGCGCACACCGAGCCCACCACGTAGGCGGCCGACGCTGCCGCCCGCCCCTCGCGCAGCAGCGTCTGCGACTCGTAGCCGAAGGTCGAGAACGTGGTGAACCCGCCCAGGAACCCCACGCTGACGGCGACCACGAGGTCACGTGGCCATCGCGACGGCCCGGCCACCAGCACCACGCCGAGGGCGAAGGAACCCACGGTGTTGACGGCCAAGGTCGCCCACGGGAACGACTGGACGCCCACCCGCACCCCGACGGCATACCGCACGACGGTGCCCAACGCTCCGGCGGCGGCGACCATGGCGATTCGCATGGCGCACAGCATGCCCGAGCCCGTTGGCCGGGCTCGTGTGCGCTGCCGCCCGTGCGCGGAAAAATCAAGGTCGGCGGCGGCAGCACGACGGGCATAGAGCAGGCGGTCGGGGCGGGTTCGCTACCCTGGCCTTGCAGATGGGTGTCCACGGAGCCGAGACCGGCGACCCCGTGCTCGAAGGGCGCAGCGTTGTCACGCACGCACGAGCGCTCGCCGTGCAACGCGCCGTCGAAGCGGGGCGGGCCGACGTGGCCGACGACCTCGCCCTCGTGGCCAGCGAGCTGGTGACCAACGCCCTGTTCCACGGCGGTGGCTGCCGGGGCATCGAGTTCGCCGCCGTGGCCGACGGCGTGCGCATCGAGGTGCGCGACCACACGACGGCGCCTCCCGTGTTCGGCCATGCGTCGGAAACGTCACTGACGGGACGCGGCGTACGCCTCGTGGCCGGCCTGTCGGCCCGCTGGGGCGTCGACCTCGAACCGGGCGGCAAGGTGGTCTGGGCCGAGGTGACGGGGGAGGTGCACGACGGCACCGGCGTCGACGAACAGGCGTTGTTGGCCATGTGGGGCGACGACGAGTGGGACGTGGACCAGCCCCGCCGCTTCCACGTCGAGTTGGGCGACGTGCCTACCGACCTCCTGCTGGCGGCCAAGTCGCACGTCGACAACATCGTGCGGGAGTTCGCCCTGGCGTCGGGCGGTGCCGACTCCGGCGTCACCGCCGAGCTGCCGCAGCACCTGAGCACCCTTCTCGATGCTGTCGATCGTTTCGCCGAAACCCGCCTCGCCGTGAAGCACCATGCGCTCGACGCCGTGCATCGAGGCGAACAGATGACGCGCCTCGCCCTCGACCTCCCTGCCTCGGCGGCCGACGCGGCCGAGGAGTACCTCTCGGCCCTCGACGAGGTCGATGTCTATTGCCGGGCCATGCGCATGCTCACCCTGGAGACGCCTCCGCAGCACCGCCTGTTCCGTCATTGGTACGTGAGCGAACTGGTCACGCAGCTGCGGGCTGCAGCCGCCGGACAAGAGCCGCCGCCCCCGCAGCCGTTCGAGCGTCGCATCCTCACCGAGCTCGACCGGTTGGTGACCGCCCACCGCGCCTCCGACCGGGCGGCGCGCCTCTACTCGGTAGCCGCCGCGCTGGCCACGGCCGACACGCCTGAAGCGGTAGCCGCCGCCGTGCTCGGCGAGGGCGTTGCTGCGCTCGGCGCGGCGGGTGGCGGCATCCTGCTGGCCACCGACGCCGACAAGCTCGCGGTGCCCGGTGCCGTCGGGTACGACGAGAAGGTGTTGGAACGACTGCGCAACGAATCCCGTGACGCCGAGCTCCCCGCCGCCGTCGCCCTGCGCACGGGCGCGGCGGTGTGGCTGGAGTCCCGCGCCGAACGCGACAGCCGCTTCCCGGAACTGGCCGACCTGGAAGCGCGCACGGTGTCGCTGTGCGCAGTGCCCCTCGAAGTGCAGGGCCGCCGCCTCGGCGCCATCCGCTTCAGCTTCAACAAGCCCCGCTTGTTCGGCGAGGACGAGCGGCGCTTCGTGCTCACGTTGGCGGCCCAGGCGGCGCAGGCACTGGACCGCACCCAGCTCCAGAACGCCCGGTTCGACGCCAGTCGCCGGCTCCAGCGCAGCCTGCTGCCTCGCACCTTGCCCGACATCCCGGGCGTCGGCCTGGCCGCCATCTACCACCCGTTCGGCGACGGCATGGAAGTGGGCGGCGACTTCTACGACGTGTGGCCCATCGGGGCGGGGCGCTGGGCCCTCGCCATAGGCGACGCCACCGGCACGGGCCCTGAGGCCGCCGCCCTCACGGCCTTGGTGCGCAACACCTTGCGCACGCTGACGATGACGGAGTCCGAACCAGGCGCCATCGTGCGCAGGCTCAACAGCGTGTTGGTGGCTGCCTCCGAGCCCGACGAGGAACGGTTCTGCACGGCGATGTTCGGCGTGCTCGACACCAACGAGGGCGTCGAGCTGGTGCTCGCCGGCGGTGGGCACCCGCCCTTGTTCGTCCGCCGGGCCGGGGGCGCCGTTGAGATCGTGCCCGTCGGCGGCGCACTGTTGGGCGCCTTTGCCGAGCCCGAGGTCGACACGGCCCGCGTCTCGCTGGTGCCCGGCGACACCGCCGTGCTCCTGACCGACGGGGTGCTGGAGGCCCGCCGAGACGGCGTGTTGTTCGACACCGACGGCGTGGTGCGGGTGCTGAGCGACGAGCTCGGCGACGCCCACACCGTCGGCGTCGCGCTGCAGGAGGCGGTCCTGGCCCACACCGACGGGCAGTTGAGCGACGACATGGCTGCCGTCGTCGTCAACGTCGTCGGCTGAACGCGGGCGTCACCACTCCATGCGATCGACCAAGTCGGTCGGTTCGAACTGCGCGTACCCGTCCTCGTCGGCCGCAGGAGGCGGGCCGAGCTCCACGTCGACGTCCAAGATGCCGGTGCGGGGTGCGGCCGTGGCGTGGGCCATGGCGGCCAAGGCGATGGCCTTGCGTTCGCCGTACCAGGTGACCACCCGATAGCGGGTCCACTTGTCGGTACCGGTGTTGAGAGACCGGAACGACACGATGTAGCGGCGCAGCTCCTCCTCGGGCATGCGCGGGACGGCCGCTACCGGCGGCCGCGGCTCCACCGGTCGAGCAGCGACAGCACGGCGAACAGGCCGACGAATCGGTCGTCCGTCGGGACGAGGGGGAACCGCATGGCGGGCACCGTAGTCAGCGCAACGCTCGCATGTCACCGACGTGCGAGCGTCACGCCGCCGGACTTCGCGACAAGATGGCGACGACCATCGATCGAGGGAGGCACCATGCCCAAGTCCGCCGCAGAACTCGTCGCAGAGGCCAAGCAGCGCATCGAGAACTTGAACCCCGACCAGGTCGAGCAGGAGATGGCGGCCGGGGCTGTCGTCGTCGACCTGCGGGAACCCGAGGAGCTGGAGGCCAACGGCCGCATCCCCGGTGCGGTGCATGTCCCTCGCGGCATGCTCGAGTTCCGGGCCGACCCCACCAGCTCGTACCACCTGGCGCCTCTCGACCCCTCGGCCCGCGTCATCGTCCATTGCGCAGCGGGCGGGCGTTCGGCCCTTGCCGCCGCGGCCTTGGCCGACATGGGCTACGAGCGAGTTGCCCACCTCGACGGTGGCATGGCCGCATGGCGCGAGGCGGGCAAGCCCGTCGAGTAACGCAACGGCGCAGACAGTCCAGCGGTTTCGGTTGAACGGCCCGGCGGCTGCAATCTCAACCGCCGGGCCTCGACTGCACCGTGACCGCGGCCACCGCACGTCGTGCGCGCCGTCCTACCCGGGGTGGCGTCCTGTCACCCGTGGTAAACGAGTGGCCATGCCTATCGACGTACCCGCCGCCGCTCGCTTCCTGGCTACCTCGGGCCGCCTGGTCGACCGTCGCCGTTTCGAGTTGTTGGTGGGCGAGGGCGACACAGAGGCGGTGCTGGCTGCGCTCGACGCCTACCGCAATGCCGACGGCGGCTACGGCTGGGGGCTCGAACCTGACCTGCGGTCGCCCGAGAGCCAGCCCATCCAGGCCCTGCACGCCTTCGAGGTGATGGCCGAGTGCGGGGTGGTCACCGGTCGGGCTGTCGAGTTGTGCGACTGGTTGGCGACGGTGGCCCTCGACGACGGCGGCTTGCCGTTCACCCTGCCGATCGGCGACCCCGCAGGGTGCGCGCCGTGGTTCGGAGGCGCCGACCCCACAACCTCGTCGTTGCAGGGGACGGCGGCGGTGCTGAGCGAGGCAACGCGGGTGGCGCACCAGGATGCGGCGGTCGCCGCGCACCCGTGGTTCCGCGGGGCCACGGCGTACTGCCTCGACGCCATCGGGGCGGCCGCGCGGTTGTCGGCCTACGAGACGTTGTTCGCCCTCCGCTTCCTCGAGGCGGTGGGGGAGGCGGGGGCCGCGCTGCTGGCTCGGCTCGCTGGCGGGCTGCCGGCGTCAGGGGCCATCGCCGTCGAGGGTGGCCTGGAGGGCGAGCACATCCACCCGCTCGACTACGCGCCTGCGCCCGGCTCGGCGCTGCGCTCGGCGGTGCCCGCGGACGTGGTGGATGCCGACTTGCTGCGGGTGGAGACAGGGCAGCAGCCCGACGGCGGTTGGACCGTCGATTTCGCCTCGTTCTCGCCGCGGGCGGCGTTGGACTGGCGGGGCTACGCAACGTTGCAGGCGGTGCGGGTGCTGATCGACAACGGGCGGCAAAAACCCTTGTAAACAAAGGGAAATTACTTGATAAGGTGGATCGAACATGTGTCCGATTAAGGCGTGATCGGCGCACTACGGGAAGCGGTCGAAGCACCGGATGTTCCCCTCGACGGCGACGCCTTGGCCGAGGTGTTGAAGCTGGTCGACCTGCTGAACGCCAAGGTGTCGCGGGTGATCGGCGAGTTCGACGCCGAGGCCCTGTGGGAGCTCGACGGCGCCACCTCGATGACGGCCTGGCTGCGGCACCACGCAGGCATGACGGCGAGTACTGCTAAGTCGACGGCTTCGACGGCAAAGAAGCTCCGGTCGTTGCCGCTGACCGCGGAATGCTGGTTGTCGGGCAGCCTGTCCGGCGGACAGGTGCAGGCCATAGTGCGCAACGCCACGCCGGAGTTCGCCGAGCACGAGGCGGCGGTCGTCCCGGTGTTGGTGGATCTGTCGGTGGCCGACACCACGCTGGCCATGCAGCAGTGGAAAGCGATGCTCGACATCGAGCCGACGTTCGACCACGGCGTGCACCTGTCACAGACGTTGGACGGCCAATGGGAACTGACGGGATCACTCGACTCGCTCGGCGGCGAGACGGTGGCCACCGCATTGCGGTTGGCGATGGTCGACGACCCCGACGTGCTGCCGTCGCAGCGCCGGGCTGACGCGCTGGTCGACGTGTGCCGGTTCTTCCTCGACCACCAGAGCGGTCGGCGGGGTGGCAGGCACCGCCCGCACCTGAACGCGGTCGTCGACTACGACGCCCTGCTCGCCGGCAAGGGCGGCAGCTTCGTCGGCGGTGGCCTGCTCGACGGTGCGTCGGTCCAGGCGCTGGCGTGCGACGCAGCGATCCACCGAGTGGTGACGGACGGCCGCAGCACGATCCTCGACTACGGCACGTCCACCAGGACCATCCCGGCCCCGCTGTGGTCGGCGTTGGTGCTGCGGGATCGGCACTGCCGGTTCGAGGGCTGCGACCGCCCGTCGCAGTGGTGCGAGGCGCACCACGTGGTGCCCTGGCACGACGGCGGTACGACGAGCCTCGACAACCTGGTGCTCAAGTGCAGCAGGCACCACCACATGGGCCACCAACCGGGGTGGTCCGAGAAGCTCGAACCGGATGGCACCTTGGTGGTCACCGACCCAAGGGGCCGCACGAGAACCACCCGACCACCCGGCAGTCTGCCGATCGCTGCCTGAAGTTGCTCAGCCCAGGCGGGCGGTTCGGAAGGGGAGGGCGAGGTGGCCGAGGTAGTCGGTGGCCTCCAGGTCGCGGGTGCCGATGCCGTACTCCTCGGGGAACTCGTCGTGGTCGAGTGCGGTGCCGAACAGGTGGTCCCAGAGCGACAGGAACGTGCCGAAGTTGCGATCGTGGGCCTCGCCCGCGGCCGCGTGGTGCCAGTGGTGGAAGGCGGGCGTGACGAGCACGGCGCCCACCGAGCGCATGCGGAGCCGGGCGTTGGCGTGCATCACGAACGGGTGCACGAAAAAGAAGGTGACGAGCCAGGGCGCCAGTTCCACTTGGCCCAGGGCATAGGTGGGCAGCGTGACGGCCACGATGTTCACGGCCAGGTCGATCGGGTGCGCCCGTGACGTGGCCAGCCAGTCGAGGCGCTCGCTGGAGTGGTGCACGGCATGGAACGCCCACAGGAACTGCACCCGGTGCAGGGCCCGATGGGCCAGGTAGTTGGTGAAGTCGGTGACGACCAGCGTCACGCCCACCAGCGCCAGCCACGGCAGGGCGGCGAGGGCATCGCGAGCGGAGCCGGGCACCGCCGCTTCCACCGCCGGGCCGACCACGCCCAAGGCCACGGCCACCAGCGGCACGATCATGCTGCGGTCGGCCAGGGCGTGCGTGAGGTCGACGGCATAGGCCCGGCGTGAGCGTGCGCCCTCGTGGAGCGGGGCCAGCACCTCGCACGACATACCCAAGGCGGCGGCCACCGCCAGGCCCACGAGCAGTTCGGGGGCCGTGCGGATGCCGACGGCGGCCAACGCCACCGATACGACGACGTTGGCCGCTGTGCGCACCCCAGGGCGGGCCGGAGTCGACAACAACATTGCTCAGAAGCCGTTGGCTCGGCTGCTCTCCTGCAGAGCGGCCATGGCGGCGGGCGCATGCAGGGCAACGGCGGTGGCGGCGACGACGACGGCAGCAGCGATCTTCTTCTTCATGGGAATCCCTTTCGGAACGGTTCGGACGCTTGACCCCAGTCTGCGGACAACCGCCGTCCCCGTCTGTCACCTGGCGCGCACAACGAATGTCGTCCAGGCGAATGAAATCCGTCACACCGCCTTGACCGGCGCACCCGCCCGACCTAGAGAGGAACAGGCGCGATCAGTTTGGGGGAGCAATGAGCACGGTCGAGGCGACATTCAACCCGTTCGACCCGGAGTTCGCCCAGGACCCGTACCCGCAGTGGCGCCTCCTGCGCGAGCACGACCCGGTACACGAGACGCCCTTCGGCATCTGGACGCTCTTGCGCTACGAAGACGTGCACCGCTTTGTGCGCGACCCCGCCCTCAGCGTCGAGGACCGCCACGCCACGCCCGGCATGCTCGACGCCGTGGCCCGGGAGGCGCTCGGCGACCGCTACGACGAGATGCAGCAGCGCGGCACCCACGCCATGCTCAACCTCGACCCGCCCGACCACACCCGCCTGCGCCGCCTCGTCAGCAAGGCGTTCACGCCCCGGGTCGTCGAGCAGCTGCGCCCCCGCATCCAGCAACTCGTCGACGACGCCCTCGACCAGGCGGCCGGAGCGGGCGAGCTCGAACTCATCGGCGACCTCGCCTTCCCGCTGCCGTTCGCCGTCATCAGCGACATGCTCGGCATGCCCGAGACCGACGCCGATCAGTTGCGGGAATGGTCGGGCACGCTCGTGCGCACGCTCGAACCGTTGGCCAACCCCGACCTCATCCGGGCCATCGCCAGCGCGGGCGAGCACATGCGCAACTTCACCGCGGAGGTCATCGCCTGGAAGCGCGACAACCCGGGCGACGACCTGCTGACCGCGCTCATCGCCACCGAGCACGACGGCGACGTGCTGTCCGACGAGGAGCTGGTCGAGCAGGTGATGCTGCTCTACATCGCGGGCCACGAGACGACCGTGAACCTCATCGGCAACGGCATGCTCGCCTTGCTGCGCAACCGCGACCAGCTCGACCTCCTGCGCAACGATGCCAGCCTGGAAGCCAACGCAGTGGAAGAGCTGCTGCGTTACGACCCACCCGTGCAGATGACCCGGCGCATCACCCTCGGCGACGTGGAGGTCGGCGGCAAGGCCATCGCGGCAGGGACCTTCGTGGTGTGCGTGATCGCCTCGGCCAACCGCGACGCCGAGCAGTGGGGCGCCGACGCCGAGACGCTCGACATCACCCGCGAGGGTGCCAACAACCACTTGGCCTTCGGCGGCGGCGTGCACTACTGCCTCGGCGCCGCGCTGGCCCGCCTCGAAGGACGCGTGGCCATCGGCACGTTGTTGCGCCGGTTCGACGACATCGAGCTGGCGGGGGACCCGGTGTGGAGCGGGCGCATCAACCTGCGCGGGCTCGACCGCCTGCCCCTGGCCGTTCGCTGACTACTCCTCCCGGTCGCGGTACAGGCGGCGCTGGGCCTTGGTGTGCACCTTCCACACCTTGGTGACTTCCTTGCGAGCCACCGGGTCGGCCCGCAGGCGCTCGGCCGTCGTCTCTCGCACGAGCTTGCGGTAGCTGGCCAGCCGGGCCGGATGGAGGTCGCCGCTCGCCACAGCGGCAGCCACCGCGCAGTCGGGTTCGACCTCGTGGGTGCAGTCGGAGAACCGGCATTGGCCCGCGAGGGCTTCGATGTCGGGGAACGTGGCCGCCACGGCATCGTCGCTCGCGTCGGTGCCCAGGCTGCGCAGGCCGGGCATGTCGATGAGCGAGCCCCCGCTGGGCAGCGGCACCAACTGGCGTGACGTGGTGGTGTGACGGCCGCGGTGGTCGTCCTCGCGCACGGCGCCCACGGCCAGGCGTTCCTCGCCCAGCAGGGCGTTGACCAACGTCGACTTGCCCGCGCCGGACGGGCCGAGGAACACCGCCGTCACCGGGTGGCGCAGCAGCGCTCGCAACTCGTCGAGCCCTTGTCCGGCGACGGCACTGGTGGCCACGAGGTCGACGGGGCCCAGGCGGCCCGCCATGTCGGCCACGGTGTCAGGCGGAGCCACGTCGAGCTTGGTCAGCACCACGACGGGCTGGGCGCCGCTGTCCCAGGCGATGACCAGTTCGCGTTCGACGCGCGTGGACGACAGGCGGTCGCCCGGTGCGGTGATCAGCACGAGGTCGACGTTGGCGGCCAGCACTTGGCGTCCGCCGTCGGGGTCGAGGCGACCGAGCGACGACCAACGAGGCAAGACCTCCACGACGGCATCGCCGTCGAGCACCACCCAGTCGCCAACTGCGGTGCCGGGGAAGGGCAGGAACTGCTCGCCGTCGAGGGTGGCGAGGCGACACCAACCCCGCTCCACGGCGACGACACGGCCAGGCGCGGCACGGGGGTGCTCGGCAGCGGCGAAGAGCGCTTGCACGCGGTCGGACCATCCGACGGGCGCAAGCGGGTGCTGCAGAAGGTCTGACAAACGGGAGTCTCCTCGGACAGGGGCGCTCCCGGTCGGCTCAGCCGGTGGGAGCGCCTTGCGACAGGGAACGGGCGGCGCCGGCAGTCGTCGGCGTCATGGCCCTCCCTTTCGTGTCGTAGGCGTTGGTTCGAACGGTACCGCACCTTCCAAGGCGTTGTTACGCTCGCCCGATGGCGGCCCCCGAATCGACGCAGCATCGCGTCAGCGCCGTCGTGCTCGCCTACAACCGCCGTGACGCGGTGGCCGAAGTGCTGGGCCACCTCGACAAGCTCCCCGCGGTCGACGAGGTGCTCGTGGTCGACAACGGGTCAGAGGACGACACCGCCGCGCTGGTGTCGTCGTGGGGCGGCAAGGTGCGGCTGGTCGACGCGGGGGGCAACTCCGGCATCGCCGGGCGCAACCTCGGTGGGCGAGAGGCCACCGGCGACCTCGTCGTGTTCCTCGATGACGACTCCTACCCGCTGCCCGGTGCGGTGGAGACGCTCACGGCCTTGTTCGACCGCGTGCCCCGCTTGGCGGTGGCGGGCGGGCTGGTGCGCGACGTCGACCCCGACAAGCGCGTCGTGCTCGACACCCAGGTCGGCACCTTCGACTGGTGGCTGCGGGGCGGTGCCAAGGGGGATCCGCCGCCGGAGGGCTTTCCCGCCTTCTTCTTTCCCGAGGGTGCCTGCATGGTGCGCCGCGCCGCCTTCCTCGAGGTCGGCGGCTTTTACGAGCCGTTCTTCTTTGCCTCGGTCGAAGTCGACCTCACCACCCGCCTGCTGGCTCGCGGCTGGGACGTTCGGTACCTGCCCACTGCGCCGTTCGACCACATGAAGGTGGGCACTGGACGCAAGCCGGTGCACGACGTGCTGGCACTGCGGGTGCGCAACCAGCTCTGGTATTTCTGGCGCCACTTCCCGACCGGCTTGGCCGTGCGGCGCATGGTTGCCTATGCCGCCTTCGACCTTTTCAACGTCGTGCACAGGGGCGCCGTGGGGTCGTGGGGGCGTGGCGTGCTCGACGCCTGGCGCACGCGCGACCTCGTACGCGGTGACCGCAACCCGTTGCCCCGTGATCTGCTGCGGCGGGCCGAAGGCAGGCGAGGGCGCATGCACGCCCAACTGCTGGCCATCCGCATCCGGGAGCGAATGGCGCGCCGTTCCGGCTGAACGACGCCGGCCTACGGTGGCCGCCATGGAGGCCATCCCCGAGCCCGCCCGAGTGGGCTTCGGTGCGGGCGCCGATGCCTACGCCCGAGGGCGCCCGTCGTACCCGGCCGAGGCCGTCGCATGGATCGCCTCGTGCTGTGGGATCGGCCCCGGTCGCACCGTGCTCGACCTGGCCGCCGGGACCGGCATCTTCACCGACCTGCTCACGGCGACGGGCGCGGATGTCGTCGCCGTGGAACCGGTGGCGTCGATGCGGGCCAAGATCGGAGGAGCCCGAGTGCTCGACGGCACGGCCGAAGCCATCCCGCTCGACGACGCATCGGTCGACGCTGTGACCGTGGCCCAGGCCTTCCACTGGTTCCGGCGCGACGAGGCCCTGGCCGAGATCGCCCGGGTGCTGCGGCCCGGCGGCGGCCTGGCCCTGGTGTGGAACCGTCGAGACGAGAGCGAGCCGTGGGTCGACCGCATGTCGGAGGTCATCGGTTGGCGGGCGCATCAGATCTCCGAATACGACCGGGTCGACTGGCGAGCCGTGCTCGATGCATTCGGCGCCTTCGGCGAGGTCGAACACCGCTCGTTCGCGTGGGAGCACGAGATCGACCGCGACGGCCTGGCCGAACGGGTGCGGTCGGTGAGCTACGTCGCGGCCATGGAGGAAGTCGAACGTGAGGCGCTCGTGGCCCAAGTGCTCGAGCTCGTGCGCGAGTTCCCTGACCGTTTCGCCCTCCCGTACAACACGTTGGCCTGGTGCACGACCCGTTGCTGATGCGGCTTCCCTCGCTGCGAGGCTCAGCCCTGCCCGGCCACGTCGACCGCACCCTTGGGCGCCGTGATGGTGATGGCGGCACCGATGTCGGTGAAACGCAGGGAGTAGGTCGACCGCACCTCTTTGGTGACCGCGCCCGGCCAGTCGGCGGGGACCGGGCCCATCTTCACCCTCGACTTGCCGTCGGCGTCGCGCACGACGACGGTGGGCGGGGGCTCGGTGCTGGTTGTCGACAGTTGCACGGTGCCGATGTCGAGCCTGCGCACCACGTCGTCGGCACCCACCCACACCTCCAACGAACGCACCTCTTTGGGGTCCATCGGGCCCATGCTCAGGTTCAGCGTCGGCAACTGGTCGACGCGGGTGGCCCGCAGGTGGCGAAGCTCGACGCCGTCGACCGTCTCCGTGCCGACCACCTCGAAGCCTGCGCCTGCGTGCAGGGCGCCGAGCAAGGTGCGGGGATCGGCGCTGAACAGGTCGCGGCCCTGCGTGCCGGTGGCGTTGGTGTCGCGCACCCAGCGGCCCGCGTCGTACAGGTAGAACTGGCCGTCGACGGTGCGGTTGCGGGCTTCGAAGCCCGGGCCGCGGCCGTCAGGTGCGAATGTCAGCACCATCTCCACGTCGTCGCCTGCGAACGACACCGTTCCTGTCAGCCGTTGTTCGGCCATGGTGCCCTGCGCCATGTGGAAGTCGACGAGCGCCCGTCCCGACGAGGTGAGCGCCGCGCTCGACGTCGACGCGATGCGGGCGATGTCGGCGGCCACCGGCGGCGGCCCCGACACCTTCACGCCGTCCTTGCCCACGTCGAGCTGGCCCGCCAGCACGGCACCTGCCAGCACGGCGGCTGCGGCGGCGACGGCGAGGGGCCTGCGCCGCCGGTATCGCGGCGTGGCCACGATGGCGTCGAGCACGGCGGGGTCGGGGGCACAGCGCTCGGCTGAGACAGCCGGGCGTTCGGACCGCAGCGCCTGGAGCATGTCGTCTTCGTCAACGGTGGGGAACATCGGTCTCCTCCTCGAACAGGATCGGTCGACGACTCTCTGTTGCCTCCGGCGGTTCCGTTACCTCGCCGAGCGCGGCAGCCAGCCGGGTGCGGGCGCGGTGGATGCGCACCCGTGCCGCGCCCGGGCTACACCCGAGCACGGCGGCGATCTGGGTGGGCGTGAGGTCGTCCCACGCCACCAGGCGCAGCAACTCCTGGTCGTCGTCGCCCAACGTCTCCAGGGCAGCGCGCACGCGGCCGGGCGGCTCGGGCGGCGGCGCTGCGGCGGGGGGCGGCGCCAGGCGCTGGAGCAGGGCAAGGCGCC
Proteins encoded in this region:
- a CDS encoding class I SAM-dependent methyltransferase, whose translation is MEAIPEPARVGFGAGADAYARGRPSYPAEAVAWIASCCGIGPGRTVLDLAAGTGIFTDLLTATGADVVAVEPVASMRAKIGGARVLDGTAEAIPLDDASVDAVTVAQAFHWFRRDEALAEIARVLRPGGGLALVWNRRDESEPWVDRMSEVIGWRAHQISEYDRVDWRAVLDAFGAFGEVEHRSFAWEHEIDRDGLAERVRSVSYVAAMEEVEREALVAQVLELVREFPDRFALPYNTLAWCTTRC
- a CDS encoding sigma-70 family RNA polymerase sigma factor; translation: MMRAVKAEARFRALFVEAYPALQRYARHRGLTGADADDLVAEVLTIAWRRLDHVPLDDPLPWLFVVARNVWRNGLRSGRRRLALLQRLAPPPAAAPPPEPPGRVRAALETLGDDDQELLRLVAWDDLTPTQIAAVLGCSPGAARVRIHRARTRLAAALGEVTEPPEATESRRPILFEEETDVPHR